A part of Geothrix oryzae genomic DNA contains:
- a CDS encoding type II secretion system protein, giving the protein MSRQRGFTLLELVITATVLLILASVTVPLARNGLKRQHELELRRALREMRLAIDDYKKQAEQQKIKAPPAEANFYPESLEVLVEGVPAAGSISRKVRFLRRIPVDPFTGKAEWGLRNTNDDANSTSWGGGHVYDVFSLSQGTGMNGIPYREW; this is encoded by the coding sequence GTGAGCCGCCAGCGCGGATTCACCCTCCTCGAGCTGGTCATCACGGCCACGGTGCTGCTGATCCTCGCCTCCGTGACGGTGCCCCTGGCCCGCAACGGCCTCAAGCGCCAGCATGAGCTGGAGCTGCGCCGCGCCCTGCGCGAGATGCGCCTGGCCATCGATGACTACAAGAAGCAGGCCGAGCAGCAGAAGATCAAGGCTCCGCCCGCCGAGGCGAACTTCTATCCCGAAAGCCTGGAGGTCCTGGTGGAGGGCGTCCCGGCCGCCGGGTCCATCAGCCGCAAAGTGCGCTTCCTGCGCCGCATCCCCGTCGACCCCTTCACCGGCAAGGCCGAGTGGGGTCTGCGGAACACCAATGACGACGCCAACAGCACCAGCTGGGGCGGCGGGCATGTCTACGATGTCTTCAGCCTCTCGCAGGGAACCGGCATGAACGGCATCCCCTACCGGGAGTGGTGA
- a CDS encoding NUDIX domain-containing protein, with protein sequence MDLKPLPRPEHPDPYTVLERRFVYDSPWIRIREDRFRHRKGAEGRYAVCGFRRTACGVLALDEADRVVLVGQWRYPLEAYSWEIPEGGGDTTESPFEAIRRELAEEAGLAAQVWEPLCFFHTSNSSTEEEAFLFLATGLTPTAGHHAEDDEELMLHREPFADCVRRVLSGEITDSLTVLALLALQAKRSGLGADLDAALAERFFQRPQDHPSAGRARWDQLGAP encoded by the coding sequence ATGGACCTGAAACCCCTGCCCCGGCCCGAACATCCGGACCCCTACACCGTCCTCGAGCGTCGGTTCGTGTATGACTCGCCCTGGATCCGCATCCGCGAGGACCGCTTCCGGCACCGCAAAGGCGCCGAGGGACGCTACGCCGTCTGCGGATTCCGCCGCACCGCCTGCGGCGTCCTGGCCCTGGATGAAGCGGACCGCGTGGTGCTGGTGGGTCAGTGGCGCTATCCCCTGGAGGCCTATTCCTGGGAGATCCCCGAAGGGGGCGGCGACACGACCGAGAGCCCCTTCGAAGCCATCCGCCGCGAGCTGGCCGAGGAGGCCGGCCTCGCCGCCCAGGTGTGGGAGCCCCTCTGCTTCTTCCACACGAGCAACTCCTCGACCGAAGAGGAGGCCTTCCTCTTCCTCGCCACGGGCCTCACGCCCACGGCGGGCCATCACGCGGAGGACGACGAGGAGCTGATGCTCCACCGCGAACCCTTTGCGGACTGCGTGCGGCGCGTGCTCTCGGGGGAGATCACCGACAGCCTGACGGTCCTGGCCCTCCTGGCCCTCCAGGCCAAGCGCAGCGGCCTTGGCGCGGACCTGGACGCGGCCCTGGCGGAACGGTTCTTCCAGCGACCCCAGGACCACCCCTCTGCGGGCCGGGCCCGGTGGGACCAGTTGGGGGCGCCATGA
- a CDS encoding L-threonylcarbamoyladenylate synthase, which produces MILTLHPETPQVRHLERIVELLQRDGVIAYPTDTLFGLGCLVSRKKAVDRIQLLKGRDPKKPMSILCSDMEMFCRYTRHLETPTFRILKQMLPGPYTVLLPASREVPRYLQNKQVVGLRIPDHPFCRALVAMLGEPIITTSAALPDQPVLNTAWELEEELGHALDLVVDCGQPLGVPSTIVDLCGEEPILVRQGAGPWPV; this is translated from the coding sequence ATGATCCTCACCCTGCACCCCGAGACCCCCCAGGTGCGCCACCTCGAACGCATCGTCGAGCTGCTGCAGCGCGACGGCGTCATCGCCTACCCCACGGACACCCTCTTCGGCCTGGGTTGCCTCGTGTCGCGCAAGAAGGCCGTGGACCGCATCCAGCTGCTCAAGGGGCGCGATCCCAAGAAGCCCATGTCCATCCTCTGCTCCGACATGGAGATGTTCTGCCGCTATACGCGCCACCTCGAGACGCCCACATTCCGCATCCTGAAACAGATGCTGCCCGGTCCCTATACGGTGCTCCTGCCGGCCAGCCGCGAGGTGCCGCGGTACCTCCAGAACAAGCAGGTGGTGGGCCTCCGCATTCCCGACCATCCGTTCTGCCGCGCCCTGGTGGCGATGCTCGGCGAGCCGATCATCACCACGAGCGCGGCCCTGCCCGATCAGCCCGTGCTGAACACCGCCTGGGAACTCGAGGAGGAACTCGGCCACGCCCTCGACCTGGTGGTGGACTGTGGGCAGCCGCTGGGGGTCCCCAGCACCATCGTGGACCTATGCGGAGAGGAACCCATCCTGGTGCGGCAGGGCGCGGGCCCCTGGCCGGTGTAA
- the rpsO gene encoding 30S ribosomal protein S15, with protein MALNVEQKKIIIDDYKQHESDTGSPEVQVAILTKRINDLTEHFKTHTKDYHSRRGLMIMVGQRRRLLDYLKKKSKERYATLIERLGLRR; from the coding sequence ATGGCCCTGAATGTGGAACAGAAGAAGATCATCATCGACGACTACAAGCAGCACGAGTCGGATACGGGTTCGCCCGAGGTCCAGGTCGCGATCCTGACCAAGCGCATCAACGACCTGACCGAGCACTTCAAGACCCACACCAAGGACTACCACAGCCGCCGCGGCCTCATGATCATGGTCGGCCAGCGCCGCCGCCTGCTCGACTACCTCAAGAAGAAGAGCAAGGAGCGCTACGCCACCCTCATCGAGCGTCTCGGCCTCCGTCGGTAG
- a CDS encoding L-serine ammonia-lyase, which translates to MTLSVFDLFRIGIGPSSSHTVGPMRAARRFALALEGAGLLAATAAVKVELFGSLGATGRGHGSDKAVILGLLGETPEGVDIEAVEGLLAKVRGTERLALLGRREVVFREPDHLLLLRKSLPFHPNGLRFSALDAAGTVLRMQVYYSVGGGFVVEEGALNPAPLGPEPPHPFHTGDELLKRCRETGLSVSQLMLENERTWRPEAEIRAGLLEIWGVMQACVRRGCATEGVLPGGLKVARRAPALHRRLTETPEAGLKDPLTAMDFVSLYALAVNEENAAGGRVVTAPTNGAAGILPAVLHYYRRFVPGATDDGVVRFLLTAGAIGALYKENASISGAEVGCQGEVGVACSMAAGALAEVTGGTPDQVENAAEIGMEHNLGLTCDPIGGLVQVPCIERNAMASVKAINAARMALYGDGHHFVSLDKVIRTMRDTGADMKSKYKETARGGLAVTVLEAPLDFTVNLPEC; encoded by the coding sequence ATGACGCTGTCCGTGTTCGACCTGTTCCGAATCGGCATCGGGCCCAGTTCCTCCCACACCGTGGGGCCCATGCGGGCGGCGCGGCGGTTCGCCCTGGCCCTGGAGGGCGCGGGCCTGCTGGCGGCCACGGCGGCGGTCAAGGTCGAGCTCTTCGGCAGCCTCGGCGCTACGGGGAGGGGCCACGGCAGCGACAAGGCGGTGATCCTGGGCCTCCTCGGGGAGACTCCGGAGGGCGTGGACATCGAGGCCGTGGAGGGCCTGCTGGCGAAGGTCCGGGGGACGGAGCGCCTGGCCCTGCTCGGCCGCCGCGAAGTGGTCTTCCGCGAACCCGACCACCTCCTCCTGCTGCGGAAGAGCCTGCCCTTCCATCCCAATGGCCTGCGCTTCTCGGCCCTGGATGCCGCCGGGACCGTGCTGCGGATGCAGGTCTACTACTCTGTGGGGGGCGGCTTCGTGGTGGAAGAGGGGGCTCTGAACCCAGCCCCACTGGGGCCGGAGCCCCCTCATCCCTTCCACACGGGAGATGAGCTGCTGAAGCGCTGCCGAGAGACGGGGCTGAGCGTCAGTCAGCTCATGCTGGAAAACGAGCGGACCTGGCGCCCCGAGGCGGAGATCCGAGCTGGTCTCCTGGAGATCTGGGGGGTGATGCAGGCCTGCGTGCGGCGTGGATGCGCGACCGAGGGCGTGCTGCCGGGCGGCCTGAAGGTGGCCCGCCGGGCCCCTGCGCTCCATCGGCGCCTGACGGAGACGCCCGAGGCCGGGTTGAAGGATCCCCTCACGGCCATGGATTTCGTGAGCCTCTACGCCCTGGCGGTGAACGAGGAGAACGCCGCCGGGGGGCGCGTGGTGACGGCGCCCACCAACGGCGCCGCGGGCATCCTCCCCGCGGTGCTGCACTACTACCGGCGCTTCGTTCCCGGCGCCACGGACGATGGCGTGGTGCGCTTCCTGCTCACGGCGGGGGCCATCGGTGCGCTCTACAAGGAGAACGCCTCCATCAGCGGCGCCGAGGTGGGCTGCCAGGGCGAGGTGGGCGTGGCCTGCTCCATGGCTGCCGGGGCGCTGGCCGAGGTGACGGGCGGGACGCCGGACCAGGTGGAGAACGCGGCCGAGATCGGCATGGAGCACAACCTGGGGCTGACCTGCGATCCCATCGGCGGTCTGGTGCAGGTGCCCTGCATCGAGCGCAACGCCATGGCCAGCGTGAAGGCCATCAACGCCGCGCGCATGGCACTCTATGGGGATGGCCACCACTTCGTGAGCCTGGACAAGGTCATCCGGACCATGCGCGACACCGGCGCCGACATGAAGAGCAAATACAAGGAGACCGCCCGGGGCGGACTCGCGGTGACCGTGCTCGAGGCCCCGCTGGACTTCACCGTCAACCTTCCGGAGTGCTGA
- a CDS encoding secretin N-terminal domain-containing protein, with protein MPIPSFAPFRNALILAGALLLTLGCSLHKANRAFDEGRYDEAVVAYRDVLRSDPSNTKARIGIKRASQRAAETHLAQARQAEGRGMNDTVLMEVRKALVLDPDNQIAQDWLIKLEQKAARERAEADALEDLELMKAKADAANAVQLNPRSIEGIDLNFSRRTSLKEIFATLSRASGVNIIPHKSFVDQTISIDLRGLAFQRVLDTLMLQNDLFYKVIDKNTIMVFQSTPQNREAYENQILKTIYLANADPNDVRQVLNTINPQLRVIIDKRLNAIIVKAKPLELTIVDQVIRSLDKAKAEVMVYLELMEVTENSLEQIGLLPVINASDSSGTYRMGATTVNNTSGMNTNSGFTKIHTADIRVLFPNLALDFLKGNGDARLVASPNVRVLSGETGEVNIGEKISTTQSQLSLPTTGTTGTANASSLLGGVGQTSFSYEDVGVKIKVEPRVHHNGEITLKIESLVTTLKSGSTPGRPDLGKREIKTSARLRDGETAIFGGLLKDEEQKSLQGIWGLADIPFIGRLTGNTRNSKAKTDVILTIRAVLVRKPVISDQDMSAFNPEDATAQAGPFTPKAVKKAPAADPAATTPATAPAAGPAGGTAAPATNPTTNPATPSNPTPPPADAIQDKKPIEEPRPPTASDLVIFMSPVASEIKAGEKVQISLTVSGGKGLSSGSMDLRLPAGLRLNAVAPGDFITGEGGSLEQFPGKDGALKITFKRNGAGVDSGLLATLVLEGLTAGNAPVLIQSGQFLVGNLPISGRWSNALVTVQ; from the coding sequence ATGCCGATTCCCTCCTTCGCCCCCTTCCGGAACGCCCTGATCCTCGCGGGAGCCCTCCTGCTGACCCTCGGGTGCAGCCTGCACAAGGCCAACCGGGCCTTCGACGAGGGCCGCTACGACGAGGCCGTGGTCGCCTACCGCGATGTGCTGCGGAGCGACCCCTCGAACACCAAGGCCCGCATCGGCATCAAGCGGGCCTCCCAGCGCGCCGCCGAGACCCACCTCGCCCAGGCCCGGCAGGCTGAAGGGCGGGGCATGAACGATACGGTGCTGATGGAGGTCCGCAAGGCCCTGGTGCTGGACCCCGACAACCAGATCGCCCAGGACTGGCTGATCAAGCTGGAGCAGAAGGCCGCCCGGGAGCGGGCCGAGGCGGATGCCCTGGAGGATCTCGAGCTGATGAAGGCCAAGGCCGACGCCGCCAACGCCGTGCAGCTCAATCCCCGGTCCATCGAAGGCATCGACCTGAATTTCAGCCGCCGCACCAGCCTGAAGGAGATCTTCGCGACCCTGAGCCGCGCCTCGGGCGTGAACATCATCCCCCACAAATCCTTCGTGGATCAGACCATCTCCATCGACCTGCGGGGCCTGGCCTTCCAGCGGGTGCTGGACACGCTGATGCTGCAGAACGACCTGTTCTACAAGGTGATCGACAAGAACACCATCATGGTCTTCCAATCCACGCCCCAGAACCGCGAGGCCTACGAGAACCAGATCCTCAAGACCATCTACCTGGCGAACGCCGATCCCAACGATGTGCGGCAGGTCCTCAACACCATCAACCCGCAGCTGCGGGTGATCATCGACAAGCGGCTCAACGCCATCATCGTGAAGGCCAAGCCTCTGGAACTGACCATCGTCGACCAGGTGATCCGCAGCCTCGACAAGGCCAAGGCCGAAGTCATGGTCTACCTCGAGCTGATGGAAGTCACCGAGAACAGCCTCGAGCAGATCGGCCTGCTGCCTGTCATCAACGCCTCCGACAGTTCCGGCACCTACCGCATGGGCGCCACCACGGTGAACAACACCTCCGGCATGAACACCAACTCCGGGTTCACCAAGATCCACACCGCCGACATCCGCGTGCTGTTCCCCAACCTCGCCCTCGATTTCCTCAAGGGCAACGGCGATGCGCGCCTGGTCGCCAGCCCCAATGTGCGCGTGCTTTCCGGCGAGACCGGCGAAGTCAACATCGGCGAGAAGATCTCCACCACGCAGAGCCAGCTCTCCCTGCCCACCACCGGAACGACCGGCACCGCCAACGCCTCGTCCCTGCTCGGCGGCGTGGGCCAGACCTCGTTCTCCTACGAGGATGTGGGCGTGAAGATCAAGGTGGAGCCGCGCGTCCACCACAATGGCGAGATCACCCTCAAGATCGAGAGCCTGGTTACCACCCTCAAGTCCGGCTCCACCCCCGGCCGCCCCGACCTCGGCAAGCGCGAGATCAAGACCTCCGCCCGCCTGCGCGATGGCGAGACGGCCATCTTCGGCGGCCTGCTGAAGGACGAGGAGCAGAAGAGCCTCCAGGGCATCTGGGGCCTCGCCGACATCCCGTTCATCGGGCGGCTGACCGGCAACACGCGCAACAGCAAGGCCAAGACCGATGTGATCCTCACCATCCGGGCCGTACTGGTGCGGAAGCCCGTGATCAGCGACCAGGACATGTCGGCCTTCAACCCCGAGGATGCGACCGCCCAGGCGGGCCCCTTCACGCCCAAGGCCGTCAAGAAGGCACCTGCGGCCGATCCCGCCGCGACGACCCCCGCCACCGCGCCGGCCGCTGGCCCCGCCGGCGGAACGGCCGCCCCGGCCACCAACCCAACCACCAACCCGGCCACGCCTTCCAATCCCACGCCCCCTCCGGCGGACGCCATCCAGGACAAGAAGCCCATCGAGGAACCGCGTCCCCCCACGGCCTCGGACCTGGTGATCTTCATGTCTCCCGTGGCCTCGGAGATCAAGGCCGGTGAGAAGGTGCAGATCAGCCTCACCGTCAGCGGCGGCAAGGGCCTCAGCTCCGGCTCCATGGACCTGCGCCTGCCGGCCGGCCTTCGGCTGAACGCGGTGGCACCCGGCGACTTCATCACCGGCGAAGGCGGAAGCCTGGAGCAGTTCCCGGGCAAGGACGGCGCCCTGAAGATCACCTTCAAGCGCAATGGCGCCGGCGTCGACAGCGGGCTTCTGGCCACCCTCGTGCTGGAGGGCCTCACCGCCGGGAACGCGCCGGTCCTCATCCAGAGCGGCCAGTTCCTGGTGGGCAACCTCCCCATCTCCGGGCGCTGGTCCAACGCCCTCGTGACGGTGCAGTGA